The following nucleotide sequence is from Natronosalvus caseinilyticus.
GAGCGGGCGCGAGCGGTCGTAGTCGACGCCGTCGAGGACCTCGAGGAGATCCGAACGAGCCCGGACCCGCAGGTCGTCGCCAGGCGGTTCGGCGATTCGGCGATTGTCCTCGAACTCCAGGTCTGGATCGGCGACCCGACGATGCGTCGCCGGCTCGAGGCGCAGACTGCGGCGATCGAGGCGGTGACGGAGCGATTCGAACGGGAAGGGATCGAGATTCCCTTCCCCCAGCGGGTCCACGCTCCGCGAGGCGACGACGGGTTCCCGATCACCGAGGGCTCACGCGAGGGGCTCGAGGTCGGTCAGCCGACGGATTGAGTTCTCGACCATGATCACTTGCCGACGGCCCGCCGGTACTGCACCGGCCACTCGGGGCCCTCGATCCCCAGGTCGTCGGCCCACCGAAGCGGGAAGTATGGATCGCGCAGGAACTCGCGAGCGACCAGCACCAGGTCGGCGCGCTCGTTTCGAACGAGGGCGTCGGCCTGCTCGGCCCGCGTGATTCCACCGACGGTGCCCACCGCGACGTCGTCGCCGACGGCCTCGTCGATGCCCTCCGCGAGGGGCACCTGGTAGTTCGGCCCCGACGGCCCCTGCTGGTCGGGATGGATCCCGCCGGAACTGACGTCGATCAGGTCGACGTCGAGGTCCGCGAGGTCGGCAGCGAGGCGCTTCGACTGCTCGAGGTCCCACGAGTCCCGGTTGGGGAGCCAGTCAGTGCCAGAGATGCGGACGAACACGGGACGGTCGTCGGGCCACACCTCCCGGACCGCCGCGGTCGCCTCCCGGACGATCCGGGTCCGGTTCTCGTAGCTGCCGCCGTAGTCGTCCTCGCGGCGGTTCGTCACCGGCGAGAGGAACTGGTGGAGCAGGTAGCCGTGGGCGGCGTGGACCTCCACAACCTCGAAACCGGCCTCGAGCGACCGTTTCGCGCTCTCGCGGAAGGCGTCGATCACGGCCTCGACGTCCTCGGTGGTGGCTCGGCGCATCGCCTCGGGTTCGTGCTCGAACGGGTACGCCTCGGGCGAAGGCGACAGGACTTCCCAGCCGCCGTCTGCGAGCGAAACGGGGACGTTCCCCTCCCAGGGCTGGTTCTTGCTGGCCTTGTGGCCGGCGTGGGCGAGCTGGATCGCCGGCACCGATCCCTGCGACTTCAGGAACGAGGTGACCGGCTCGAGCGCCTTCGCGTGTTCGTCGCTCCAGATGCCCAGGTCGTGCGTCGAGATGCGCCCGCGGGCCTCGACGGCCGTCGCCTCGGCCATCACCAGCCCCGCACCGCCGACGGCCCGACTGCCGAGGTGGACGCGGTGCCACTCCCGCGCCAGGCCGTCGTTCGGCGAGGAGTACTGGCACATCGGCGAGACGGCGATTCGGTTGGGGATCTCGAGGTCGCGAAGCCGCAGTGGCGAGAACAGGTTCGTCATCGAGCGAAGAGACGAGTTCGATGCGGAAAACCGACCCGACGAGCGACGTCCTTGCCGCAATCGAGGATCCGCGTTCGAATCTATTCGGGGTCGTCGGTTCGCTCGAGGGGAACGTCGTCCGGGAAACTCGGAGTGTACCACCCTACTATACTTTCTGTATCATTGGTGCACGTGGAACGCGACCGCCAACCGTTCCTCCCAACAGTAATACGCTTCGCCCGAGCACCACGCGTATGGACTGGAATCACCGCGACGCCTTCGGAACCGAACGCCCAATTTGCGGAATGATCCACCTTCCGGCGCTCCCCGGATCGCCGGGCTACGGGGGAAGCCGCGAGGCGATTCGCACTCGTGCGCTCGAGGACGCCGCCACGCTCGAGGCCGGCGGCGTCGACGGCATCGTCGTCGAGAACTTCGGCGATTCGCCGTTTTACCCCGACGAGGTGCCGACCCACACCGTCGCCGAAATGACGGCCATCGTGACGACGGTCACGAGCGCAGTCGACGTTCCGGTCGGCGTCAACGTCCTCCGAAACGACGCCGAGGCCGCCCTCTCGGTCGCCGCGGCGGCGGGGGCGTCGTTCGTCCGGGTCAACGTCCACGTCGGTGCCGCGACGACGGACCAGGGCATCGTCGAGGGCCGAGCGCACGAGACGGTCCGGCTCCGCGACCGGCTCGAGGCCGACGTGGCCATCCTCGCGGACGTGGACGTCAAGCACGCGACGCCTCTCGGGGAGGCGGGGTTGGCACAGACCGCCCTCGAGACGGCGGTCCGTGGACGGGCTGACGGGCTAATCGTCTCCGGGGCTGGCACCGGACAGACCACGTCGCTCGAGGACCTGGAGCGGGTGGCCGAGGCGGTGTCGACGGTCGACCGCGAGGTGTCGATACCGGTGTTCGTCGGCAGCGGCGTCACCTCCGAATCGATCGACGACGCCTTTTCGGTCGGCGCGGACGGCGCCATCGTCGGCACGGCGTTGAAAGAAGGCGGGGAGACGACGAACCGCGTCTCCCGGGAGCGAGTGGAAGCGTTGATGGAGGCGGCTCGAGCGGCGGAGCCGTAGCCTTCGAGGATCGGGTCTCGAGTTTTCGGATCTCAGTCTCGACGCTTGAGTTCCGGATCTCAGTCTCGAGGTTCGAGGCTCGACCGTCGAATTGCTGCTCGAAAACAGCTCGCAAGGGCCGTCAGGAAAGCTCGAGGCGATCACCAACTACCGATCCACGTCCCCTCGAGCGTCGACCGGTTCGGAACCGTCGGTCCTACCGGTTCGCGAGCCCCCGCCCGAATCGAGCGCCAGCAACGTCGAGATTCGTGCGTTCTCCTTGATCCGAATACCCCCTGCCGGGACCGAGAGCGGGAGCAATGGGAGGTGCGAGAACACGTGGACGGTCGGATGCGAGCCCCCTCGAGCCAGCAACTCGTGGCGGGGCTGGAGAACCAGCGGTCCGTCGTCCTCGGCACCCGTCAGGAACTCGTTGTACTGGATGACGTACTGGCCGCCCTCGAGGGTCCACCACTCGTACTCGTCGTCCGGGTTTCGCGGCTCCGTACCGACCGGCTCGAGGTCGGCGTCCTCGAGTTCGTCGCCCCCGAAGTCCAGGCGACCGGGGCCGGCGACCTCGTAGACGGCGGCCACCGTGAGGTCGACGCCGTGGTCGTGGACCTGTTCGGGCTCGTACACCAGGTTGTCGACGAACGGTAACACGTCGTGTTCGACGGACATACTGGTCGAGGCAACGGTCCCGGAGGTGAAAAAGCGTGGTGTCTCGAATCACGGGTGGGCGCTCGAGTCGCGGAAACCAACCCCGTCGCTCAGTGATCAGTAGACGTACTCGTCCTCGCGCAACTGGACGTACTTCCCGTTTCGGTACTTGAACTTGCGCCGCTTGTACGCCGCCAGGATCTTCGCACCGCCGACGCCAGCCGTAAACTTCCTGTCCAGAATGGAGCCGTTACCGCTGCTCGAGCCCTGCATCCCGCTGATGACGTCAAACGCCCAGTCCCAGTCGTCCGGTTCATAGTCCTTGACGATGTCCGCGAACGCGACGTTTCGGAGGAGCTCGTCGCCGATCGCTCGCTTCCAGACCTCGTTGTAGTGTTCGAGACCGTCCGTCGCCGCCAGCCGACCGGCGATCTTGCCCGTGCGAACGGCGACGTGGTAGCCGCCCTCGTGGAACGCCGAGGTCGTCCCCATCGCGCCGCCCGCGACGGCGATGTTCGCACCCACGGGGGACTCGATCGGCCGCGTCGACGAAATTGGATACGTTTCGGTTCCCTTCGACTTCCCGCGGTTCTCGACGATCGGGATGTCTTCCTCGATATCGTACTCGTCGCCGTACTCCTGCTCGAGCAGACGGCGGATGTACTCCGCGCCGGTCGGGATCTTGTCGTCCGAGGGCCGCAGGAGCTTGTACGACTCCGGGTGAGCGACGTCTGCGAGGTCCATCCCGATGGGCATCGTCAGGCCGACGCGGGCGACGGTGCCGTCGTTGGGGAAGATCCACGGGTACGCGGTCTCGCCGGGCATGTAGCCCCACCAGAACTTGAGGGTGTCCTCGAACTCGGCGAACAGTTCCTCGGGGAACTCGCGGTACTGCTGGTAGGCGATGTGGTTCGCCTTCGGGGGCGAGAGGTAGTCGGAGACGCTCTTGCCCACCAGAAATTGATCCAGCGCGTTCAGCGTGATCCGGCGCTGTGGCCCGTCGGCGAGGACGACGTGGCTCGCCTCGAGTTCGTCCCCGTTCGAGAGCGTCAGGGTGTGGACCGGCTCGCCCGAGAGGTCGCTCTCGAGGTTCTTGACACCCGTCCCGACGCGCATGTCGGCCCCCGCGTCCGCGGCGCGCTCGTGGAGCCAGTCGTCCATCCGGGCGCGGTGGAAGGTGTAGCCGAACTTGGGGTATCGGGCCTCTATGCCCGTCGTCTCGAGGCGAATCTTCGTCGTGGGGCCGACGAACTCCGTCCCCTCGAGTTCCCGGAGGATCACCTCGTCGGGAATCTCCTCGTAGTCGAAGTCCATGATGTCGATCCAGTAGTCGAGCATCCCCGCGGCGTCGGTCGAGTCCGGACCGAGGCCCTCTCGATCCTCTCGAGGGACGCCCTGTTCGAACAGGACCGTCTCGGCGCCGTGGGCGGCGGCCCGTTCGGCCGCCGATGCTCCCGCGGGCCCACCGCCGACGATCGCAACGTCAACGCGTTCCATATAGCGTTGGGACTCAGCGACCCCTATTAAAGTGCCTGAAAGTCGCTGCGACGAGACGATTCGACTCGAGTCGGTGCCAATCGACGATCACCAGCCCCCACGGCACAAGACAGACGTTGCCTCGAGCCCAATTCCGGATATGACTGACCCGACGGCAGGCGACGTAGGCGAAACGGCCGACGCTGGCGAGACAGCGGCGTCGAGCGACCAGGCAGCCGAACGCCTGGCACGCCCCGTTTCCCTCGAGAACGAGGCCGACCTCGAGGCGTTCGTCGCGGATCACGAACGCGCACTCGTCGAGTTCTATACGGCGGGGTGTTCGATGTGCGACGCGATGGTCCCCGTCCTCGGAGGCGTCGCTCGAGCGACCGACGTCGCCATTGGCACGATCAATCCGCGGGACGACCCGCCGCTGATCGAGCGATTCGACGTCCGGAGTGTGCCGTTGCTGGTCGCGTTCGTCGACGGCGAACCCACTGCTCGGCACGCTGATGGATTCGTTCCCGCCGAGGAGCTCACCGAGTGGCTCGAGTCGGAGACTGATCAGTAGCGTTCCGTCGGTCACCTCGAGGACGGTGGACGGTTGTGTGTCAATATAGTCTGAACCGTCAGTTCGGCTCCGTACCCGTTTACCAGCCGCAGGCCAATAGTATACAAATTATAGCATTTACAAACTCGTTCGGAGACCCGGTCGTCGAATTACCTTGCTCACCGTACGACGGTAACCGGTATCGGGGCTCGACGAACGACCTTCTCGGCCACGCTCCCGAGCAGCACGCGCGAGACGCCCTGGTGACCGTGACTGCCGACGATAATGTGGTCGACGGCGTTGTCCTCGGCGAATTCGACGATCTCTCGAGCAGGGTCGCCGACGGCGGTCTCGATTCGGAACTCGACGTCTTCCTCGTCGAGTAGCAGTCTGAGTTCCTCGGAGACTTCCGGCGCCTCCTCGTCCGCTTCGAACTGCTCTTTGAGGAGGTTGTAGCCGGCGCCCGTGAAGCCGTCGGCGAGTTCGACGATGCGCAGGAGAATAATCTCCTCGTCGGCGTGTTTGCGAACCGCGTGTTCGACCGCCTCCTGTGCGGGGTCCGAGCCGTCGTAGGCGACGAGAATTGCCATACGTGGACTCGACGGCGAGCGCTAATAAATGTCGGTACGGCACACGCTCGAGAGCGAGAATCGGGCGACACGCGCTCGAGTTCAGGTTCGAGCGCTGAACGCTGGGCGCTGAACACTGAACGCTGTACAATCGACCAGCTAGAACCGCTTGCTCACGTACGGCCCGTCCTGGTGGTACCCCAGCTTGTTCCGGTAGTACTCCCGCGCGCCGATGCCCGAGATGACGCTGATCTTGTCGTAGCCCGCGTCGGCCGCCAGTTCCTCGGCGCGGGTCATCAACCGGCGGCCGTACCCTTGGTGTTGGTGCTGGTCGCCCTCGCTCGCGTCGCCCACCGACACTTCGCTGCCGTAGACGTGCAGTTCGCGCACGAGGGCCGCGTTCTCGAGTTCCGGTCTCACGGGATCGTTGGGGAACCGGAGCCGGCAGAAGCCGATCAGGAGGTCCTGCTGGAAGTCCTCGATCGAAATGAAGTGCTCGGTGCCGCCACAGACCTCGTAGGTCATCACGTCGAGATCGATCTCCTCGGGTTCGGCGTCGTTCATGCCCACCTCCCGACAGCGGATACAGTCGCAGGTCCAGCCGTGCTCGTCCATCCGCTGGCGAGCCAGTTGGCGGAGGTTCGACTTCCAGACGCCGGCGTCGATGAAGTCCGCCGGAATGTCCCGCTGGACGCGCTGGAGGCGGGTGTACCGGGGGATCATGTCCTTGATCTCCGCGACCAGGTCGGCGGCCTCCTCGTTGGTCAGCGGCTCGTACTCGTCGTTGTGCCACCAGTCGTAGGTCGCCGTCCCGCGAACCACGAGCGTGGGGTAGATCTTGAGGTAGTCCGGGCGCCACTGGGTGGATTCGAACAGTTCCCGGAAGTCCTCGAGGCACATCTCTTTGCTCATCCCGGGCTGGCCCGGCATCATGTGGAAGCCGACCTTGAACGCCGAGTCCCGGAGTCGTCGGTTGGCGTCGATGGAGTCCTGGGTGCCGTGGCCGCGGTGCATCTCGCGGTTGATGCGCTCGAAGGTGGTCTGGACGCCGACCTCGACCTTCGTCCCGCCGAGATCGAGCATCCGGTCGATCTGCTCGGGGTCACACCAGTCGGGCTTGGTCTCGAAGGTCGTCCCGATGTTGCGGACGTCGTTGGTCTCGTTCTCGGCGATCACGTCCTCGAGGTAGCGGAACTCGTAGTCCTCTCGGTCCTGAGCGAAACTCTCGCCCTCTGCCGGCTCCGGATCCTTCTCGACGTCGTAGTCGTTCATCGCCTCGAGGGCGCGCTTGACGAACCACTCCTGGTAGTCGTGGCTGCGGGCGGTCATCGTCCCACCCATCAGGATGAGTTCGACCTTATCGACGGGGTGACCAATCTCGCGCAACTGCTCGAGGCGCAGGGTGACCTGACCGTAGGGGTCGTAGTCGTTCTGGACGCCGCGGGCGGCGGCGGGTTCCTGGCCGGTGTAACTCTGGGAACTCGAGAACTCCGAGTCCGGCCCGCCGGGACAGTAGAGACACTTCCCGTGCGGGCAGCGCTCGGGGCTGGTCATGATCGCGACGGGGGAGACGCCCGAGGCGGTCCGGACGGGTTTGCGCCGGAGGAGGCCCTCGAGGTCCTCGCGGCGCTCGCTGGGGGCGAAGTCGAGGAGTTCGGAGTTCTTGGGCACCTTCGGTGCGGAGTGCTCCGAACAGACCTCGAGTTTGGCCTTCTCGACCTCTTCGCGTTCGATGTCGCCCTCGAGCAGTCGCTCGACGAGGGTTTCGCAGGCGCGCTCGAACGCGTCGGTTTCGGTCGGATCGGGCGTCTCGGTACTCACTGGTAGGTACTGGTGCCCGTTCGTGAATAAGCGTGTCGAACTCTCGAGGGCGGAATCCCGGGCTCGAGGTCGCGGCCGAGGTCACGGCCGAAAACCCCGAGCCGAAACCCGAAAGGTAATCGTTTAAGGACGGCCTCGTCTTATCGTCGGCGTATCGCATGTCTCCCGACCTGTTGGTCGTTCTCGCGGCGGTTTTTCTCCCCTTTCTGGCTGCCGGCTTCGCCCCGCTGTTCGTTCGCCTCCTCGAGGAGCGAACGGGCTACGTCGGCGCCCTCGTTGCCCTCTGTTCGTTCGGCCTGCTCGCCACCCAGTACGAGACGGCGACGACCGATCCGGGGACGGTCGAGCTAGCCTGGATACCCACTCTCGATATCGCGCTCCGGTTCACCGTCGACGGCTGGGGACTGCTGTTCGCCCTGCTCGCGAGTGGCATCGGTGTCCTCGT
It contains:
- a CDS encoding tRNA uridine(34) 5-carboxymethylaminomethyl modification radical SAM/GNAT enzyme Elp3, coding for MSTETPDPTETDAFERACETLVERLLEGDIEREEVEKAKLEVCSEHSAPKVPKNSELLDFAPSERREDLEGLLRRKPVRTASGVSPVAIMTSPERCPHGKCLYCPGGPDSEFSSSQSYTGQEPAAARGVQNDYDPYGQVTLRLEQLREIGHPVDKVELILMGGTMTARSHDYQEWFVKRALEAMNDYDVEKDPEPAEGESFAQDREDYEFRYLEDVIAENETNDVRNIGTTFETKPDWCDPEQIDRMLDLGGTKVEVGVQTTFERINREMHRGHGTQDSIDANRRLRDSAFKVGFHMMPGQPGMSKEMCLEDFRELFESTQWRPDYLKIYPTLVVRGTATYDWWHNDEYEPLTNEEAADLVAEIKDMIPRYTRLQRVQRDIPADFIDAGVWKSNLRQLARQRMDEHGWTCDCIRCREVGMNDAEPEEIDLDVMTYEVCGGTEHFISIEDFQQDLLIGFCRLRFPNDPVRPELENAALVRELHVYGSEVSVGDASEGDQHQHQGYGRRLMTRAEELAADAGYDKISVISGIGAREYYRNKLGYHQDGPYVSKRF
- a CDS encoding BtpA/SgcQ family protein; the protein is MDWNHRDAFGTERPICGMIHLPALPGSPGYGGSREAIRTRALEDAATLEAGGVDGIVVENFGDSPFYPDEVPTHTVAEMTAIVTTVTSAVDVPVGVNVLRNDAEAALSVAAAAGASFVRVNVHVGAATTDQGIVEGRAHETVRLRDRLEADVAILADVDVKHATPLGEAGLAQTALETAVRGRADGLIVSGAGTGQTTSLEDLERVAEAVSTVDREVSIPVFVGSGVTSESIDDAFSVGADGAIVGTALKEGGETTNRVSRERVEALMEAARAAEP
- a CDS encoding dCTP deaminase; protein product: MSVEHDVLPFVDNLVYEPEQVHDHGVDLTVAAVYEVAGPGRLDFGGDELEDADLEPVGTEPRNPDDEYEWWTLEGGQYVIQYNEFLTGAEDDGPLVLQPRHELLARGGSHPTVHVFSHLPLLPLSVPAGGIRIKENARISTLLALDSGGGSRTGRTDGSEPVDARGDVDR
- a CDS encoding thioredoxin family protein, whose protein sequence is MTDPTAGDVGETADAGETAASSDQAAERLARPVSLENEADLEAFVADHERALVEFYTAGCSMCDAMVPVLGGVARATDVAIGTINPRDDPPLIERFDVRSVPLLVAFVDGEPTARHADGFVPAEELTEWLESETDQ
- a CDS encoding universal stress protein: MAILVAYDGSDPAQEAVEHAVRKHADEEIILLRIVELADGFTGAGYNLLKEQFEADEEAPEVSEELRLLLDEEDVEFRIETAVGDPAREIVEFAEDNAVDHIIVGSHGHQGVSRVLLGSVAEKVVRRAPIPVTVVR
- a CDS encoding NADH:flavin oxidoreductase/NADH oxidase, which codes for MTNLFSPLRLRDLEIPNRIAVSPMCQYSSPNDGLAREWHRVHLGSRAVGGAGLVMAEATAVEARGRISTHDLGIWSDEHAKALEPVTSFLKSQGSVPAIQLAHAGHKASKNQPWEGNVPVSLADGGWEVLSPSPEAYPFEHEPEAMRRATTEDVEAVIDAFRESAKRSLEAGFEVVEVHAAHGYLLHQFLSPVTNRREDDYGGSYENRTRIVREATAAVREVWPDDRPVFVRISGTDWLPNRDSWDLEQSKRLAADLADLDVDLIDVSSGGIHPDQQGPSGPNYQVPLAEGIDEAVGDDVAVGTVGGITRAEQADALVRNERADLVLVAREFLRDPYFPLRWADDLGIEGPEWPVQYRRAVGK
- a CDS encoding NAD(P)/FAD-dependent oxidoreductase, coding for MERVDVAIVGGGPAGASAAERAAAHGAETVLFEQGVPREDREGLGPDSTDAAGMLDYWIDIMDFDYEEIPDEVILRELEGTEFVGPTTKIRLETTGIEARYPKFGYTFHRARMDDWLHERAADAGADMRVGTGVKNLESDLSGEPVHTLTLSNGDELEASHVVLADGPQRRITLNALDQFLVGKSVSDYLSPPKANHIAYQQYREFPEELFAEFEDTLKFWWGYMPGETAYPWIFPNDGTVARVGLTMPIGMDLADVAHPESYKLLRPSDDKIPTGAEYIRRLLEQEYGDEYDIEEDIPIVENRGKSKGTETYPISSTRPIESPVGANIAVAGGAMGTTSAFHEGGYHVAVRTGKIAGRLAATDGLEHYNEVWKRAIGDELLRNVAFADIVKDYEPDDWDWAFDVISGMQGSSSGNGSILDRKFTAGVGGAKILAAYKRRKFKYRNGKYVQLREDEYVY